From Psychroflexus torquis ATCC 700755, the proteins below share one genomic window:
- the rpmA gene encoding 50S ribosomal protein L27, with the protein MAHKKGVGSSKNGRESQSKRLGVKIFGGQPAISGNIILRQRGTAHNPGDNVYAGKDHTLHARVDGIVHFKKTKNDKSFVHIQPFEA; encoded by the coding sequence ATGGCACATAAGAAAGGTGTTGGAAGTTCAAAAAACGGAAGAGAATCACAATCAAAACGTCTAGGCGTCAAGATTTTTGGTGGACAGCCTGCTATCTCAGGTAATATTATCTTGAGACAAAGAGGTACTGCTCATAATCCTGGTGATAATGTATATGCTGGAAAAGACCATACATTACATGCTAGAGTTGATGGAATCGTACATTTCAAGAAAACAAAAAATGATAAATCTTTTGTTCATATTCAACCGTTTGAAGCATAA
- the rplU gene encoding 50S ribosomal protein L21, with product MYAIVEIAGQQFKVAKDQKVFVHRLKEDEGTNVSFDKVLLHSDGDNITLGAPAIDGASVDAKVVKHLKGDKVIVFKKKRRKGYRKKNGHRQYLTEIHIEGISVSGGKKNVTASPKKEEKKVEANEANPDFSEHTVAELKEMAKEKGLEGYSALKKAELIELLSKK from the coding sequence ATGTATGCAATTGTAGAGATAGCAGGGCAGCAATTTAAAGTTGCGAAAGATCAGAAAGTGTTTGTCCACCGTTTAAAAGAAGATGAAGGTACTAACGTATCTTTCGATAAAGTTCTTTTACATTCAGACGGAGACAACATTACTCTTGGCGCCCCAGCTATAGATGGTGCTTCTGTTGACGCTAAAGTCGTCAAGCACTTGAAAGGAGACAAAGTTATTGTCTTTAAAAAGAAAAGAAGAAAAGGATACCGTAAGAAAAATGGCCATCGCCAGTATCTTACTGAAATTCACATCGAAGGTATTTCTGTTTCTGGAGGAAAAAAGAATGTCACTGCTTCACCTAAAAAAGAGGAGAAGAAAGTTGAGGCCAATGAAGCTAATCCAGACTTTAGTGAGCACACTGTTGCTGAACTAAAAGAAATGGCTAAAGAAAAAGGCTTAGAAGGATACTCTGCTTTGAAAAAAGCAGAACTCATTGAGTTATTAAGTAAAAAGTAA